The following proteins are encoded in a genomic region of Papaver somniferum cultivar HN1 unplaced genomic scaffold, ASM357369v1 unplaced-scaffold_10, whole genome shotgun sequence:
- the LOC113326866 gene encoding nitrogen regulatory protein P-II homolog: MAINTMTISTSPKFLHQNSLYSPLNAYLLIDSQSTHFKSRKSQVSQFTLSLNRFRNASIVPIVKAQTTPDYMPDSKFYKIEAILRPWRVAQVSSVLLKMGIRGVTISDVRGFGAQGGSTERHAGSEFSEDNFVAKVKLETVVSKDQVEEVIAKIIEEARTGEIGDGKIFLTPVSDIIRVRTGERGEKAERMTGGRSDMTSTVKV, translated from the exons ATGGCGATAAACACAATGACaatctcgacatcaccaaaatttcttcatcaaaattccTTATACTCTCCTCTAAACGCTTATCTTCTTATTGATTCACAATCGACCCATTTCAAATCCAGAAAATCTCAAGTTTCTCAGTTCACTTTGAGCTTAAATCGATTCAGAAATGCATCTATTGTTCCTATTGTAAAAGCACAAACCACCCCAG ATTACATGCCAGACTCCAAATTTTACAAGATTGAAGCGATTTTAAG GCCATGGAGAGTTGCACAGGTCTCATCG GTTCTGTTGAAGATGGGAATTCGTGGTGTTACAATTTCTGATGTGCGGGGCTTTGGTGCTCAGGGTGGGTCTACAGAGAGACATGCTG gttctgaattttctgaagaCAATTTCGTAGCAAAAGTTAAACTGGAGACTGTAGTCAGCAAAGACCAG GTTGAGGAAGTAATTGCCAAGATAATCGAGGAAGCAAGAACCGGGGAGATTGGTGACGGCAAGATCTTTT TGACTCCTGTTTCAGATATAATACGAGTTCGTACAG GGGAGCGTGGAGAAAAGGCTGAGAGAATGACTGGTGGACGCTCTGATATGACCTCTACAGTTAAAGTTTGA
- the LOC113326237 gene encoding expansin-like A2 yields the protein MNHNLSVRVDKSSKKPDHLVLTFLNQGGQTGIYMVTVYAQNNFTRVERDMDHKHGAVWEMKNALQGSLSFRLFVYSGYDRSFVYSNKDLPADWKVGKIYDLGVQMNDRIDKRDGCIPNCTD from the coding sequence ATGAACCACAATCTGTCGGTAAGAGTAGATAAAAGCAGCAAGAAACCTGATCATTTAGTACTTACATTCCTCAACCAAGGTGGCCAAACAGGAATCTATATGGTAACAGTCTATGCACAAAATAACTTCACTAGGGTCGAGAGAGATATGGACCATAAACATGGAGCAGTCTGGGAAATGAAGAACGCCCTTCAAGGAAGTCTAAGTTTTAGATTGTTTGTATACAGTGGATATGATCGATCTTTTGTATACTCCAACAAAGATTTGCCAGCTGACTGGAAAGTTggaaagatttatgatttgggtgtTCAGATGAATGATCGTATAGACAAGCGAGATGGCTGCATCCCTAATTGCACCGATTGA